The Lathyrus oleraceus cultivar Zhongwan6 chromosome 5, CAAS_Psat_ZW6_1.0, whole genome shotgun sequence genome includes the window tagacagcgcttttagaaagcgctgtctaagacccccccttagacagcgcttttagaaagcgcttttaaatatagaccttagtcagcgcttttgagaaagcgctgtttaaagtctttcaattaaaaaaaaaattaaaaccaaaagcgctgtctaaggtgggggtttagaaagcgcttttggaaagcgctgtctaaggcatatcttagaaagcgctttccacaaaagcgctgtctaaggtctaattaaaattaaatattagagtattgcaatatttttaaaaataaacaacATTTTTTCTCTACACAATTTCTTTTCTTTTGAAAAAAGAcaattaatataaaaaattattttactTCTTACCTTCTCTCTTTAAAAATTGAATAGGTTACACTACATATCGCTGGTAAGTAGCAGTGGCAGTCGGAAAATGGTGTACTCCAATGCCAGGCGCACGTTAGCCTCCACTCTCTCACGAGCTCTTTCTTCATCATCATCTGGAATCGCTTCTCGCAGCCGCACACGTTTCGCTTTTGCGTTATCTTCTCCCAAACAAACCCTACCCGTCCCTCACTCGTTCCCTGTTCGGTTGAAATCATCGGGTTCGGGTTATTCTCCGTTGAACGATCCATCCCCAAATTGGAGCAACCGTCCTCCAAAGGAAACGATTCTTCTTGATGGCTGTGACTACGAGCACTGGCTCATTGTTATGGAGTTTCCTGATAATCCTAAACCCTCTGAAGATGAAATGGTTAATAGCTATGTCAAAACCCTAGCTCAAGTTCTCGGAAGGTTTCGTTGGTTTCACTTTTTCTCATACTTTGTTAGCACTTTTTTTAAATCTGGtttctaatttttattgttttgatttttttgtaGTAGTGAGGAAGAGGCTAAGAAGAAGATATACTCTGTTTCTACTACTACTTATACAGGTTTTGGTGCTCTTGTTTCGGAAGAGCTTTCTTATAAACTCAAAGGTGATTGTTTTCTTGTTCCTTTTTAGCTGATTCACCAATCTCAATTTAGCTTATGAGTTTTGTAATTAGTGTTTTGTTGTGAATGCTGTTGTGCTAATGTTTGTTTGATTGGAAATTTTATATTGCTTAAAAAAATCTATTAATTAAAAAACAGAAAATGAATAAAGAATAAAAGAAcaatttatattttatttatatttttgtaattttttcACTCATTCGCTGTCTCCTTTTTCAAAAGAAGAAACTGAATCCTTCACTCTGTTGAGACTTGGAAGCTTAGTGTAAGTAGCTAGCGAGCGCGTGAAATCAATTTCTAATTCTTTGATTGAGTTTCTCATATAACATTGGATCCGATTTCTATTTCTATCTGCACCATTAACGTCAGAATACAAAATTGCATGCCATGGCCGCTTTCAGGAAACAAGCTAGCAAGCTAAGAGACCAAGTTGCCAAACAGCAACAGGTTCGGGTTTACGTTTGCCTTGCTGAAATTGACAATGATTTTTTTTTCATTGCGATTCATTTTTCTGACACGCATTTGAAATTGGTGCTGTATGAGTTGGATTTAGGTCCATCAAGATGCGGTGTTTTGTTTTCTTGAACTGAATTATTGTTTCTTTGTTGCTGTAGAGCTTGATGTTTAGATTCAGTTTGTGATCTAAGTTTATTTACTTGTTTTACCAGGCTGTAATTAAACAGTTCAGCGGTAGCGGTTACGAGAGCTCAGATGTTGTGGTCATTGATGAGGTTGAATTGCAGAGACATCAACATATGGAGAAGTTGTACAGAGCTACCCGTGCCGGCAGAGTATACGTTTTCTGTTCTTTTCTAGATTATTCATTAGCTTGCTATAGGTTATACTAGTAACTTATAAGCATATTGACATGCTCAAAACTATCATCTGATCCAGGATTTCCAAAAAGAAATTGTTAAAGCAGCAGAAACATTTACGGCTATAGCTTATAAGCATATTGAAACATGTGAAAGTTAGATTTTGTTTGTTTTTCCTGCAAATTCAGTTTACTCTGATGAGTCGTGATGGCATGTGTTGGAATTAGAATCACTGTACAGTTTTGTTTATTCACTAGTGGTTTGTGAGTAAATCCTCATTAACAATAGTTTTGGTAGACAGGAACAAAACTTTCTGAGGAGTGCTGTAGATACGGAGCAGAGAACAACAGTGACAACATATTGG containing:
- the LOC127083600 gene encoding multiple organellar RNA editing factor 3, mitochondrial yields the protein MVYSNARRTLASTLSRALSSSSSGIASRSRTRFAFALSSPKQTLPVPHSFPVRLKSSGSGYSPLNDPSPNWSNRPPKETILLDGCDYEHWLIVMEFPDNPKPSEDEMVNSYVKTLAQVLGSEEEAKKKIYSVSTTTYTGFGALVSEELSYKLKGDCFLVPF